In Archocentrus centrarchus isolate MPI-CPG fArcCen1 chromosome 22, fArcCen1, whole genome shotgun sequence, one DNA window encodes the following:
- the zdhhc22 gene encoding palmitoyltransferase ZDHHC22, producing MFTRMLKLRLLNAVAPAYFFMATAVTFILHFGFFIPTIFPSPGTSLQGSTVLHTVVFLFLMFNALGNYIMTIIYPAESAETVIPVCSPHCSDKVDAHYLLNGRHFCKLCKKVILKRDHHCFFTGNCIGNKNMRYFIMFCIYTSCTCLYSLVLGVAFLTVEYSISFENPLTFLTLLPFSTGYFFMGTISGLQLFLVLMLYVWLGIGLVCAGFCCQQVLLVARGQTWCQMQRGQLAENHNPWRANLKDVFGTRWILGLILPVQTAEVCSEDADAHKQD from the exons ATGTTCACCAGGATGTTAAAACTGAGACTTCTCAATGCTGTAGCACCTGCATACTTTTTCATGGCTACAGCGGTCACCTTCATTTTGCACTTTGGCTTCTTCATCCCAACAATTTTCCCAAGTCCAGGTACATCACTGCAGGGGTCTACAGTTCTTCATACAGTTGTGTTCCTTTTCTTGATGTTCAATGCATTGGGGAACTACATAATGACTATTATATACCCAGCTGAAAGTGCAGAGACTGTGATTCCAGTGTGTTCACCACACTGCTCGGATAAAGTGGACGCGCACTACCTCCTCAACGGCCGTCACTTCTGCAAACTTTGCAAGAAAGTTATTCTCAAGAGGGATCACCACTGTTTTTTTACTGGAAACTGCATCGGCAACAAAAACATGCGCTACTTCATCATGTTTTGCATCTACACATCATGCACATGTTTATACTCTTTGGTTCTTGGTGTGGCCTTTCTGACAGTGGAGTACTCCATCTCTTTTGAGAACCCTCTGACCTTTTTGACTCTTCTCCCTTTCTCCACTGGTTACTTCTTCATGG GAACAATCTCAGGCTTGCAGTTGTTCCTGGTGCTGATGCTCTATGTGTGGCTGGGCATCGGTTTGGTGTGTGCAGGTTTCTGTTGTCAGCAGGTGCTGCTGGTTGCCCGGGGGCAGACGTGGTGTCAGATGCAGAGAGGGCAACTTGCGGAGAATCACAACCCCTGGAGAGCTAACCTCAAGGATGTTTTTGGTACCCGCTGGATCCTTGGCCTTATACTGCCTGTGCAGACAGCGGAGGTGTGCTCTGAAGACGCAGACGCACATAAACAGGACTGA
- the cipca gene encoding CLOCK-interacting pacemaker a, with protein sequence MNRFNQPSSHRTPLFTRTSHLGISKHDLERDSGFSDASSEYHSTVEVTDSEDAARNGSIVSQEQTGPQVAVMGGSYTGLSPMIIMNNFVLKQPSSLAPTEKQWSFPSPLEIMPQSQVVLLQPMVSNDNSSSLKTGSENMRQSKSYMPILKSYPRIAPHPVDTPTKRAGSSRVRGSATAAYDQRQRRHHHGHRVYSSPSPLSSLQMTAQTTSNFEAPTNQTQAAEHQEQLSNTTFSSQVETSSVPSYIDEFRTVTEDNGMLADEYQDEHSLRSNKLKRFSNTYNILNKSGLLGITMRTKQLIKENKRTQGELQQLQEQTTLLLEALNSGNPQLWTKLQLSLQDTEKEQWGAKAQSVLA encoded by the exons ATGAATCGGTTTAATCAACCAAGCAGTCACAGGACTCCGCTGTTCACCCGGACTTCACACCTTGGAATATCCAAGCATGATCTGGAAAGAGATTCAGGCTTCTCAG ATGCTAGCTCGGAGTACCACAGTACAGTCGAAGTGACTGACTCTGAAGATGCAGCAAGAAATGGGTCAATAGTCAGCCAGGAGCAAACTGGTCCACAAGTGGCTGTGATGGGAGGTTCATACACTGGACTGTCTCCAATGATCATCATGAACAACTTTGTCTTAAAGCAG cCATCCTCCTTGGCTCCAACAGAAAAACAGTGGAGCTTTCCTTCACCCTTAGAAATAATGCCTCAGTCACAAGTGGTTCTTCTTCAACCCATGGTATCAAATGACAACAGCAGCTCTCTTAAGACTGGTTCTGAAAACATGCGACAGTCAAAAAGCTACATGCCCATCCTCAAATCATATCCCAGAATTGCCCCACATCCCGTGGACACACCCACTAAGAGGGCAGGATCCTCAAGGGTGAGGGGGAGTGCAACAGCAGCATATGACCAGCGACAGAGGAGGCATCATCATGGCCACAGGGTGTACAGCTCACCCAGCCCCCTGTCATCACTGCAGATGACAGCCCAAACCACATCCAACTTTGAAgcaccaaccaaccaaacacaGGCAGCTGAGCATCAGGAGCAGCTTTCCAACACGACTTTCTCCTCACAAGTAGAAACCAGCTCCGTGCCCTCTTACATAGATGAATTTAGGACTGTAACAGAAGACAACGGGATGCTTGCTGACGAATACCAGGATGAGCACTCATTGCGCAGTAATAAGCTGAAACGCTTCAGCAATACCTACAACATACTCAACAAGTCTGGCTTGCTGGGGATCACTATGCGCACAAAGCAGCTGATCAAAGAGAATAAGCGCACCCAGGgcgagctgcagcagcttcaggaGCAGACGACGCTGTTGCTGGAGGCTCTGAACAGTGGAAACCCGCAACTCTGGACTAAACTCCAGCTTTCTCTGCAGGACACAGAAAAGGAGCAGTGGGGGGCGAAAGCTCAGAGCGTCCTAGCCTAA